A genomic region of Fusarium falciforme chromosome 4, complete sequence contains the following coding sequences:
- a CDS encoding PUM-HD domain-containing protein, whose amino-acid sequence MDQSMASSFQPRRRLGGSTNLGTMPAQTNDRQPTQSISVPYTADGSASSIWAYNAVDDTPAGSSAGARNANTRTRPANAATRHANSGTRNMSSDDWRSGSGWMMGMPRSTGSPRDEGGIGNGINNSTNVFDGYDDASIQDTTTMSYRRRSPQENSYMDSISSFGIARDSSGPQRQAQSPANLFSHAHTQGHTPSNSIQSQRPMPTHSSSFQHQSTNSRAFNSNRQQMSEDLSLEFTRRLTMDDNSVSSMANVGRSTFNPASQPFEVRSSSQLSNGIDLSQDQLVTHLNSQLHGMNRSSIDRIPTAQNPRPEQARSSGSYVNTDVLSVLYGIPRSGFTGDHDRVPGALPGTLPGTQYPSTASYNQSTMPVFYSPYYDPLTQSVRPTMVTGYNLPNLPPGYPGTVPIQPYQTTDPGRERRSTVLNDFRNRQRNRQQFTLSQIYGHIVEFSGDQQGSRFVQSQIDSANSDEKDRIFREIEPNAVQLMKDLFGNYVIQKFFDHGSQVQKSILADKMKGRMVDMSMQMYSCRVVQKAMDHILVNQQAELVQELQPRIVDVIKDEHGNHVVQKIIQLVPREHIGFIMDAFKGRVREFATHNYGCRVIQRILEHGSEEDKAMFLEELHSSWRFLFNDQYGNYVAQHILEKGDPQDRDRIFTMVMSQLLTLSRQKQASNVVERCIKNCTPQQRSEIQKVITTVGEDGSMPLQHMMSDQFGNYVIQKLLKRAEPAEKEALKDKIRPLLDELKKSATTRQVEAISKHLEDESESETATTPATTPASTPSATPALNTASALHVDVNSSTPTPVLTNESNSPQSSGPPSTNASAFGGLAGDDTDKLGNEARTVQVRDNEA is encoded by the exons ATGGACCAAAGCATGGCTAGCTCTTTTCAG CCTAGGAGACGCCTTGGTGGCTCTACCAATCTCGGCACCATGCCTGCCCAGACCAACGACAGGCAACCGACGCAATCCATCTCGGTGCCCTACACGGCCGACGGCTCGGCCAGCAGCATTTGGGCTTATAATG CTGTCGATGATACCCCTGCCGGCTCCAGTGCTGGAGCGCGGAACGCGAACACTCGAACCCGACCCGCGAACGCTGCAACCCGACATGCAAACTCTGGTACCCGGAACATGAGCTCTGATGACTGGCGGTCAGGTTCTGGTTGGATGATGGGAATGCCACGATCGACGGGCTCGCCTCGCGACGAAGGAGGCATCGGCAACGGCATCAACAACAGTACCAACGTGTTCGATGGCTACGATGACGCATCGATCCAAGATACCACCACCATGTCATACAGAAGGCGCAGTCCTCAGGAGAACTCCTACATGGACTCGATCAGCAGCTTTGGCATAGCACGGGATTCTAGTGGCCCTCAACGACAGGCTCAATCACCTGCCAATCTGTTCAGCCATGCCCATACCCAAGGACACACTCCGAGCAACTCAATTCAGTCTCAGCGGCCAATGCCAACGCATTCCTCCTCTTTCCAGCACCAGTCAACCAACAGCCGCgccttcaactccaacagGCAGCAAATGAGTGAAGACCTCTCTTTAGAGTTCACTCGCCGGTTGACGATGGACGACAATTCAGTCTCTTCTATGGCCAACGTAGGTCGGTCAACCTTCAACCCAGCCTCGCAGCCCTTTGAGGTGAGGTCCAGCTCTCAGTTGAGCAACGGCATCGACTTGTCCCAAGACCAGTTGGTCACACATCTGAACTCGCAGCTCCATGGCATGAACAGATCATCCATTGATCGCATCCCCACCGCACAGAACCCTCGCCCAGAGCAAGCGAGAAGTTCCGGATCCTACGTGAATACGGACGTGTTGAGCGTTTTGTATGGTATTCCAAGATCGGGTTTTACTGGCGATCACGACCGGGTGCCCGGGGCGCTGCCTGGGACACTGCCTGGGACCCAGTATCCATCCACGGCCTCCTACAACCAGAGCACCATGCCGGTGTTCTACTCGCCGTACTACGATCCACTCACCCAAAGTGTCCGTCCCACCATGGTCACTGGCTATAACCTACCGAATCTGCCTCCCGGATACCCTGGAACTGTCCCCATACAGCCATATCAAACTACCGACCCCGGTAGGGAACGTCGCAGCACCGTTCTCAACGACTTCCGCAATCGCCAGAGGAACAGGCAACAGTTCACTCTCAGTCAGATCTATGGCCATATCGTCGAGTTCAGCGGAGACCAGCAAGGCTCCAGGTTCGTGCAGTCGCAGATCGACAGCGCCAACAGTGACGAGAAAGACCGAATCTTCCGAGAGATCGAGCCGAATGCAGTTCAACTCATGAAAGATTTGTTTGGCAACTATGTTATCCAGAAGTTCTTTGATCATGGCAGCCAGGTGCAGAAGAGCATCCTTGCCGACAAGATGAAGGGCAGAATGGTGGATATGTCGATGCAGATGTACTCCTGCCGAGTGGTTCAGAAG GCAATGGACCATATCCTCGTCAACCAGCAAGCGGAACTTGTCCAGGAGCTGCAGCCCAGGATTGTCGATGTCATCAAGGACGAACACGGGAACCACGTTGTCCAGAAGATCATTCAGCTGGTACCCAGGGAACACATTGGCTTCATTATGGATGCTTTCAAAGGTCGTGTGAGAGAATTTGCCACTCACAACTACGGATGCCGCGTCATCCAGAGAATTCTCGAGCATGGCTCGGAGGAAGACAAGGCCATGTTTCTGGAAGAGTTGCACAGCTCATGGAGGTTTCTGTTCAACGACCAGTACGGCAATTATGTGGCCCAACACATCCTCGAGAAGGGTGACCCCCAGGACCGGGATCGGATTTTTACGATGGTCATGTCCCAACTCTTGACTCTGTCGAGACAGAAGCAAGCATCGAATGTGGTTGAGCGCTGCATCAAGAACTGTACTCCTCAGCAGCGATCCGAGATTCAGAAGGTGATCACCACAGTGGGTGAGGACGGATCAATGCCACTGCAGCACATGATGTCTGATCAATTTGGAAATTACGTGATTC AGAAACTTCTGAAGCGTGCTGAACCTGCAGAGAAGGAAGCGCTCAAGGACAAAATCCGACCTCTGCTCGATGAACTAAAGAAAAGTGCGACGACAAGACAGGTGGAGGCTATCTCCAAGCACCTTGAGGACGAGAGCGAAAGCGAAACAGCCACGACTCCTGCTACTACGCCGGCCTCGACCCCGAGCGCAACGCCGGCCTTGAATACAGCAAGCGCTCTGCACGTCGACGTCAACtcgtcaacaccaacacccgTCTTGACGAATGAGTCCAACAGCCCACAGAGCAGTGGTCCGCCCAGCACCAACGCCAGTGCTTTTGGTGGCCTTGCCGGTGATGATACGGACAAGTTGGGAAACGAGGCAAGGACAGTCCAAGTGCGGGACAATGAAGCTTAG